A section of the Pseudomonas tritici genome encodes:
- a CDS encoding DNA-3-methyladenine glycosylase I: MDQPGLTTDETGRTHCTWRTAAPEYPHYHDCEWGVPVADDIQLYEKICLEGFQAGMAWITILRKREQFRAAFEGFDFRRVAQYGEADIERLMQDPGIVRNRAKIVSTLNNARRACELVEETGSLARWLWAFEPADDERPALVDMAYWTGNPTSPASERLSKALKKRGWTFVGPTTMYALMQAMGMVNDHLEGCYCRPRIETLRRQFKRP; this comes from the coding sequence ATGGACCAGCCAGGACTGACCACCGACGAAACCGGGCGCACCCATTGCACCTGGCGCACCGCAGCGCCGGAATACCCGCATTACCACGACTGTGAGTGGGGCGTGCCGGTAGCGGATGACATCCAGCTGTACGAGAAGATCTGCCTGGAAGGTTTTCAGGCAGGCATGGCCTGGATCACCATCCTGCGCAAACGCGAGCAGTTTCGCGCGGCGTTCGAAGGTTTTGATTTTCGCCGGGTGGCGCAGTACGGCGAGGCGGATATCGAGCGGCTGATGCAGGACCCGGGCATCGTGCGTAATCGCGCGAAGATCGTGTCCACCCTCAACAATGCGCGCAGGGCGTGTGAGTTGGTGGAGGAGACCGGCTCGCTGGCACGGTGGTTGTGGGCGTTTGAGCCCGCTGACGATGAGCGCCCGGCCTTGGTGGACATGGCTTACTGGACGGGTAACCCCACCTCACCGGCTTCCGAACGTTTGTCGAAAGCCCTGAAGAAGCGGGGTTGGACGTTTGTCGGCCCGACCACGATGTATGCGCTGATGCAGGCGATGGGGATGGTCAATGATCATCTGGAAGGCTGCTATTGCCGGCCGCGAATTGAAACGCTGCGGCGGCAGTTCAAGCGGCCCTGA
- a CDS encoding C4-dicarboxylate transporter DctA, with protein sequence MEIPPMLRWCSRSIFLQVVIGLMLGIICGLALPEFSSQLKPLGDGFIKLIKMLIGLIVFCVVVSGISGAGDLKKVGRIGLKSVIYFEVLTTIALVIGLIMAFSTGIGTGANIHLEQLSSAGLNELADKGQHIKGTSQFLMDLIPNSVIGAFAENNVLQVLLFSVLFGSALNLVGEAASGITRLINELSHVIFRIMGMIVRLAPIGVFGAIAFTTSTYGLDSLQHLGSLVGLFYLTCFAFVALILGLVMRVSGLRMWPLLKYLREELLIVMGTASSDAVLPQVMRKLEHLGIGSSTVGLVIPTGYSFNLDGFSIYLTLAIVFIANATGTPLSMTDLMTILLVSLITSKGAHGIPGSALVILAATLTAIPAIPVVGLVLVLAVDWFMGIGRALTNLIGNCVATVAIARWEKDIDIQRANKVLDGHQGYAFQAKKPVLPAHQEF encoded by the coding sequence ATAGAGATCCCTCCCATGCTCAGATGGTGCTCGCGTTCGATTTTCCTGCAAGTCGTGATCGGCCTGATGTTAGGCATAATCTGCGGCCTGGCCCTTCCCGAATTCTCCTCGCAACTCAAACCCTTGGGCGACGGCTTTATCAAGCTGATCAAGATGCTGATCGGCCTGATCGTGTTCTGCGTGGTGGTCAGCGGCATCTCCGGCGCCGGCGACCTGAAGAAAGTCGGACGCATTGGCCTCAAGTCGGTGATCTACTTTGAAGTGCTGACCACCATCGCCCTGGTGATCGGCCTGATCATGGCCTTCAGCACCGGTATCGGCACTGGCGCCAATATCCACCTGGAACAGCTCTCCTCCGCCGGCCTCAATGAACTGGCCGACAAGGGCCAGCACATCAAGGGCACCAGCCAATTCCTGATGGACCTGATCCCCAACTCGGTGATCGGCGCTTTCGCCGAGAACAACGTGTTGCAGGTGCTGCTGTTCTCGGTGCTGTTCGGCAGTGCGCTGAACCTGGTGGGCGAAGCGGCCTCCGGCATCACGCGGCTGATCAATGAACTGAGCCACGTGATTTTCCGCATCATGGGCATGATCGTGCGCCTGGCGCCAATCGGCGTATTCGGCGCGATCGCCTTCACCACCAGCACCTACGGCCTGGACTCGCTGCAACATCTGGGCAGCCTGGTGGGCCTGTTCTACCTGACCTGCTTCGCTTTCGTCGCGCTGATTCTCGGCTTGGTGATGCGCGTGTCGGGGCTGCGCATGTGGCCGCTGCTCAAGTACCTGCGTGAAGAACTGCTGATTGTCATGGGCACCGCCTCTTCCGACGCCGTGCTGCCGCAGGTCATGCGTAAACTTGAGCACCTGGGTATTGGCAGTTCCACCGTCGGCCTGGTGATTCCAACCGGGTATTCGTTCAACCTCGATGGCTTTTCGATCTACCTGACCCTGGCCATCGTGTTTATCGCCAATGCCACCGGTACACCGCTGTCGATGACCGACCTGATGACCATCTTGCTGGTGTCGCTGATTACCTCCAAGGGTGCCCACGGCATTCCAGGGTCGGCCCTGGTGATTCTGGCGGCCACGCTTACGGCGATCCCGGCGATTCCGGTGGTGGGCCTGGTGCTGGTGCTGGCGGTGGATTGGTTCATGGGCATCGGCCGTGCATTGACCAACCTGATCGGCAACTGCGTCGCCACCGTGGCCATTGCCCGCTGGGAGAAAGACATCGATATCCAGCGTGCCAACAAGGTCCTCGATGGTCACCAAGGCTACGCCTTCCAGGCGAAGAAACCGGTGCTGCCGGCGCATCAGGAGTTCTGA
- a CDS encoding FadR/GntR family transcriptional regulator has protein sequence MISTSTVVNSVVEKLRAALKRGQWRRGEMLPGQRELAEQMGISRPSLREAVIVLETLGLVRSMPGKGVVVLETSVSEPQSSDAVADASLEDILQLRYTLEPFIVGLVAQSISSKEVGQLRLTLMDMREALDAGDAEAGMNAYIDFHEELFALTSNPIFQNVVQQTSNALKQSAQVLRNSPEHLAERLRENEAVVRAIRNKNSALASAEMRRHILQEGLRMGIRLNIPDDHLGS, from the coding sequence GTGATCAGCACCTCAACCGTCGTCAATTCAGTCGTAGAAAAACTGCGCGCCGCACTCAAGCGGGGCCAGTGGCGACGCGGCGAAATGCTCCCCGGCCAGCGCGAACTGGCCGAACAAATGGGCATCAGCCGCCCCAGCCTGCGCGAAGCCGTGATCGTCCTGGAAACCCTTGGCCTGGTGCGCTCCATGCCCGGCAAAGGCGTGGTGGTGCTGGAGACCAGCGTCAGCGAGCCGCAATCCAGCGACGCCGTGGCCGACGCCAGCCTGGAAGATATCCTGCAACTGCGCTACACCCTTGAACCCTTCATCGTCGGCCTGGTGGCCCAATCCATCAGCAGCAAAGAGGTCGGCCAATTGCGCCTGACCTTGATGGACATGCGCGAAGCCCTCGACGCCGGCGACGCCGAAGCCGGCATGAACGCCTACATCGACTTCCATGAAGAACTGTTCGCCCTGACCTCCAACCCGATCTTCCAGAACGTGGTGCAGCAAACCAGCAATGCCCTCAAGCAAAGCGCCCAAGTGCTGCGCAACTCGCCCGAGCACCTGGCGGAGCGCCTGCGAGAGAACGAGGCCGTGGTGCGCGCCATCCGCAACAAAAACAGCGCCCTGGCCAGTGCGGAAATGCGTCGGCACATCCTTCAGGAAGGCCTGCGCATGGGCATTCGTTTGAACATCCCGGACGACCATCTGGGCAGCTGA
- a CDS encoding GntR family transcriptional regulator — protein MTAHALQRDPILPALRLVAGKKPSVDDIYPQLFDAILEQRIAPASRFTEEGLGEIFGVSRSVIRRVLAKLSHQQVIILRPNQRAQVAAPDPQQTRQILEARRLTEMTVVQLACAHATPTQVRQLRELIARERECIERDQRGPAIRLSGEFHLQLAAMARNAPLAQFLNSLVPLTSLIIAQYEAKACTYCAWQEHAAIVDAVEQRDSTTAVALMTQHLDHLETKLLKHH, from the coding sequence ATGACCGCTCACGCGCTGCAACGCGATCCCATCCTCCCTGCCCTGCGCCTGGTCGCCGGTAAAAAGCCTTCGGTGGACGACATCTACCCGCAGCTGTTCGACGCCATCCTCGAACAACGCATTGCCCCGGCCAGTCGTTTTACCGAAGAAGGCCTGGGCGAAATCTTTGGCGTGAGCCGCAGTGTGATTCGCCGGGTCCTGGCAAAACTGTCCCATCAGCAAGTGATCATCCTGCGCCCCAACCAACGGGCCCAGGTCGCCGCGCCGGACCCGCAGCAAACCCGGCAAATTCTCGAAGCACGGCGCCTGACTGAAATGACCGTGGTGCAACTGGCCTGCGCGCACGCCACACCGACCCAGGTACGCCAGTTACGCGAGCTGATTGCCCGCGAGCGCGAGTGCATCGAGCGCGACCAGCGTGGGCCGGCGATTCGGCTGTCGGGAGAGTTTCATCTGCAATTGGCAGCGATGGCGCGCAATGCACCGCTGGCGCAGTTCCTTAACAGTTTGGTGCCGCTGACGTCGTTGATCATTGCCCAATACGAAGCAAAAGCCTGCACGTATTGCGCGTGGCAGGAACATGCGGCGATTGTGGATGCAGTGGAGCAGCGTGACTCAACTACCGCGGTGGCGCTGATGACCCAGCATCTGGACCACCTGGAAACTAAATTACTGAAGCACCACTGA
- a CDS encoding NAD-glutamate dehydrogenase codes for MAFFTAASKADFQHQLQAALAQHISEQALPQVALFAEQFFGIISLDELTQRRLSDLAGCTLSAWRLLERFDHTQPQVRVYNPDYERHGWQSTHTAVEVLHHDLPFLVDSVRTELNRRGYSIHTLQTTVLSVRRGAKGELLEILPKGTQGEGIQQESLMYLEIDRCANAAELNVLSKELEQVLGEVRVAVADFEPMKAKVQDLLAGIDASQFSIDGEEKAEIKNFLEWLVGNHFTFLGYEEFVVRDEADGGHIEYDADSFLGLTKLLRAGLTADDLRIEDYAVAYLREPTVLSFAKAAHPSRVHRPAYPDYVSIREISADGKVIKEHRFMGLYTSSVYGESVRVIPYIRRKVAEIERRSGFQPKAHLGKELAQVVEVLPRDDLFQTPVDELFSTVMSIVQIQERNKIRVFLRKDPYGRFCYCLAYVPRDIYSTEVRQKIQQVLMDRLKASDCEFWTFFSESVLARVQLILRVDPKNRLDIDPLQLEKEVVQACRSWQDDYASLVVESFGEAHGTNVLADFPKGFPAGYRERFAAHSAVVDMQHLLSLTEANPLVMSFYQPLGQVSGQRELHCKLYHADTPLALSDVLPILENLGLRVLGEFPYRLRHANGREFWIHDFAFIAAEGVNLDIQQLNDTLQDAFVHIVHGDAENDAFNRLVLTAGLPWRDVALLRAYARYLKQIRLGFDLGYIASTLNNHTDIARELTRLFKTRFYLARKLTAEDLEDKQQRLEQAILTALDDVQVLNEDRILRRYLDLIKATLRTNFYQTDANGQNKSYFSFKFNPHAIPELPKPVPKFEIFVYSPRVEGVHLRFGNVARGGLRWSDREEDFRTEVLGLVKAQQVKNSVIVPVGAKGGFLPRRLPLGGSRDEIAAEGIACYRIFISGLLDITDNLKDGALVPPANVVRHDDDDPYLVVAADKGTATFSDIANGIAIDYGFWLGDAFASGGSAGYDHKKMGITAKGAWVGVQRHFRERGINVQEDSITVVGVGDMAGDVFGNGLLMSDKLQLVAAFNHLHIFIDPNPNPATSFVERQRMFELPRSAWTDYDTSIMSEGGGIFSRSAKSIAISPQMKERFDIAADKLTPTELLNALLKAPVDLLWNGGIGTYVKASTESHADVGDKANDALRVNGNELRCKVVGEGGNLGMTQLGRVEFGLNGGGSNTDFIDNAGGVDCSDHEVNIKILLNEVVQAGDMTDKQRNQLLASMTDEVGNLVLGNNYKQTQALSLAARRAYERAAEYKRLMSDLEGRGKLDRAIEYLPTEEQLTERAANGKGLTRPELSVLISYSKIDLKEALLKSLVPDDEYLTRDMETAFPPSLVAKFGEAMRRHRLKREIVSTQIANDLVNHMGITFVQRLKESTGMSPANVAGAYVIVRDIFHLPHWFRQIEALDHQVSADVQLELMDELMRLGRRATRWFLRSRRNEQDAGRDTAHFGPHLAALGLKLDELLEGPTREGWQNRYQAYTEAGVPELLARMVAGTTHLYTLLPIIEAADVTGHDAAEVAKAYFAVGSALDLPWYLQQISDLPVANNWQAQAREAFRDDVDWQQRAITISVLQMADAPQDMEARVALWLEQHKDMAERWVAMMVEIRAAVGTDYAMYAVANRELLDLALSGQSVLQPA; via the coding sequence GCAAGAATCGCTGATGTACCTGGAAATCGACCGCTGCGCCAACGCCGCCGAACTGAACGTGCTGAGCAAAGAGCTTGAGCAGGTGCTGGGCGAAGTGCGCGTGGCCGTGGCTGATTTCGAACCGATGAAAGCCAAGGTCCAGGACCTGCTGGCCGGTATCGACGCCAGCCAGTTCAGCATCGACGGCGAAGAAAAAGCCGAGATCAAGAACTTCCTGGAATGGCTGGTGGGCAACCACTTCACCTTCCTCGGCTATGAAGAGTTTGTGGTACGTGACGAGGCGGATGGCGGTCATATCGAATATGACGCCGATTCGTTCCTCGGTCTGACCAAACTGCTGCGCGCCGGTCTCACCGCCGACGACCTGCGCATCGAAGACTATGCCGTGGCCTACCTGCGTGAACCGACCGTACTGTCGTTCGCCAAGGCTGCGCACCCGAGCCGCGTGCACCGCCCGGCGTATCCGGACTACGTGTCGATCCGTGAGATCAGCGCCGACGGCAAGGTCATCAAGGAACACCGTTTCATGGGCCTGTACACGTCCTCGGTGTATGGCGAAAGCGTGCGGGTCATTCCTTATATCCGTCGCAAGGTCGCGGAAATCGAACGCCGTTCCGGCTTCCAGCCCAAGGCTCACCTGGGCAAGGAGCTTGCTCAAGTCGTTGAGGTGCTGCCGCGTGATGACCTGTTCCAGACGCCGGTCGACGAGCTGTTCAGCACCGTGATGTCGATCGTGCAGATCCAGGAACGCAACAAGATCCGCGTGTTCCTGCGCAAAGACCCGTACGGTCGTTTCTGCTACTGCCTGGCTTATGTGCCGCGCGACATCTATTCCACCGAAGTGCGTCAGAAAATCCAGCAAGTACTGATGGATCGCCTGAAAGCCTCGGATTGCGAATTCTGGACCTTCTTCTCCGAGTCCGTGCTGGCGCGCGTGCAACTGATTCTGCGGGTTGACCCGAAGAACCGCCTGGACATCGACCCGCTGCAACTGGAAAAAGAAGTGGTGCAAGCCTGCCGCAGCTGGCAGGACGACTACGCCAGCCTGGTGGTGGAGAGCTTCGGTGAAGCCCACGGCACCAACGTGCTGGCCGACTTCCCCAAAGGCTTCCCGGCCGGCTACCGTGAGCGTTTTGCCGCACATTCGGCCGTGGTCGACATGCAGCACCTGCTCAGCCTCACCGAAGCCAACCCACTGGTAATGAGCTTCTATCAGCCGCTGGGCCAGGTTTCCGGCCAACGCGAGCTGCATTGCAAGCTCTACCATGCCGACACCCCGCTGGCGTTGTCCGACGTGCTGCCGATCCTGGAAAACCTCGGCCTGCGCGTGCTGGGTGAGTTCCCGTATCGCCTGCGCCACGCCAATGGTCGTGAGTTCTGGATCCATGACTTCGCGTTCATCGCCGCCGAAGGCGTGAACCTGGACATCCAGCAGCTCAACGACACCCTGCAGGACGCGTTCGTGCATATCGTGCATGGCGACGCCGAGAACGATGCGTTCAACCGCCTGGTACTGACTGCCGGCCTGCCTTGGCGTGACGTGGCCTTGCTGCGTGCCTACGCCCGTTACCTGAAGCAGATCCGCCTGGGCTTTGACCTGGGTTACATCGCCAGCACCCTGAACAACCACACCGACATCGCTCGCGAGTTGACCCGGTTGTTCAAGACCCGTTTCTACCTGGCGCGCAAACTCACCGCCGAAGACCTGGAAGACAAGCAGCAACGCCTGGAACAAGCGATCCTCACCGCACTGGACGATGTTCAGGTGCTCAACGAAGACCGCATCCTGCGTCGCTACCTGGACCTGATCAAGGCCACCCTGCGTACCAACTTCTACCAGACCGACGCCAACGGTCAGAACAAGTCGTACTTCAGCTTCAAGTTCAACCCGCACGCGATTCCTGAGCTGCCTAAGCCAGTGCCGAAGTTTGAGATCTTCGTGTACTCGCCACGGGTTGAAGGTGTGCACCTGCGCTTCGGCAACGTCGCGCGTGGCGGTTTGCGCTGGTCCGACCGTGAAGAAGACTTCCGTACCGAAGTGCTTGGCCTGGTAAAAGCCCAGCAAGTGAAGAACTCGGTCATCGTGCCAGTGGGTGCGAAGGGCGGCTTCCTGCCGCGTCGCCTGCCACTGGGCGGCAGCCGGGACGAGATCGCGGCCGAAGGCATCGCCTGCTACCGCATCTTCATTTCCGGCCTGTTGGACATCACCGACAACCTGAAAGACGGCGCCCTGGTACCGCCGGCCAACGTTGTGCGCCATGACGACGATGACCCGTACCTGGTGGTGGCTGCGGACAAGGGCACTGCGACCTTCTCCGACATCGCCAACGGCATCGCCATCGACTACGGCTTCTGGCTGGGCGATGCGTTTGCTTCCGGTGGTTCCGCCGGTTACGACCACAAGAAAATGGGCATCACCGCCAAGGGCGCGTGGGTCGGTGTGCAGCGTCACTTCCGTGAGCGCGGCATCAATGTGCAGGAAGACAGCATCACGGTTGTGGGCGTCGGCGACATGGCCGGTGACGTGTTTGGTAACGGCCTGTTGATGTCCGACAAGCTGCAACTGGTCGCGGCCTTCAACCACCTGCATATCTTCATCGATCCAAACCCGAACCCGGCCACCAGCTTCGTCGAGCGCCAGCGCATGTTCGAGCTGCCGCGTTCGGCCTGGACCGACTACGACACCAGCATCATGTCCGAAGGCGGCGGTATCTTCTCGCGCAGCGCGAAGAGCATTGCCATCTCGCCACAGATGAAAGAGCGCTTCGACATCGCGGCCGACAAGCTGACCCCGACCGAATTGCTGAACGCCTTGCTCAAAGCGCCGGTAGACCTGTTGTGGAACGGCGGTATCGGCACCTACGTCAAGGCCAGCACCGAAAGCCACGCCGATGTGGGCGACAAGGCCAACGACGCACTGCGCGTCAATGGCAACGAGCTGCGCTGCAAAGTGGTAGGCGAGGGCGGTAACCTCGGCATGACCCAACTGGGTCGTGTGGAATTCGGCCTCAATGGCGGCGGTTCCAACACCGACTTCATCGACAACGCCGGTGGCGTGGACTGCTCCGACCACGAAGTGAACATCAAGATCTTGCTCAACGAAGTGGTGCAGGCCGGTGACATGACCGACAAGCAACGCAACCAGTTGCTGGCGAGCATGACCGACGAAGTCGGCAACCTGGTGTTGGGCAACAACTACAAGCAGACCCAGGCCCTGTCCCTGGCGGCGCGCCGTGCCTACGAGCGTGCCGCCGAGTACAAACGCCTGATGAGCGACTTGGAAGGCCGTGGCAAGTTGGACCGCGCCATCGAGTACCTGCCGACCGAGGAACAGCTCACCGAGCGCGCCGCGAACGGCAAGGGCCTGACCCGTCCGGAGCTGTCGGTGCTGATCTCGTACAGCAAGATCGACCTCAAGGAAGCGCTGCTCAAGTCGCTGGTGCCGGATGACGAGTACCTCACCCGTGACATGGAGACCGCGTTCCCACCGAGCCTGGTGGCCAAGTTCGGCGAGGCCATGCGTCGCCACCGTCTGAAGCGCGAGATTGTCAGCACCCAGATCGCCAACGACCTGGTCAACCACATGGGCATCACCTTCGTGCAACGACTCAAGGAGTCGACGGGCATGAGCCCGGCGAATGTGGCGGGTGCTTATGTGATCGTGCGTGACATCTTCCACCTCCCGCACTGGTTCCGCCAGATCGAAGCCCTGGACCACCAGGTGTCGGCTGACGTGCAACTGGAATTGATGGATGAGCTGATGCGCCTGGGTCGGCGCGCCACGCGCTGGTTCCTGCGCAGCCGTCGTAACGAGCAGGACGCTGGTCGTGACACCGCGCACTTTGGTCCGCACCTGGCGGCGTTGGGCCTCAAGCTCGACGAACTGCTGGAAGGCCCGACTCGCGAAGGCTGGCAGAACCGTTACCAGGCCTACACCGAAGCCGGTGTTCCTGAGCTGTTGGCACGCATGGTTGCAGGTACTACCCACCTGTACACCTTGCTGCCGATCATCGAAGCCGCCGATGTAACGGGGCACGACGCCGCTGAAGTGGCCAAGGCCTACTTCGCCGTCGGCAGCGCCCTGGACTTGCCATGGTACCTGCAGCAGATCAGCGATTTGCCAGTGGCCAACAACTGGCAGGCCCAGGCCCGCGAAGCCTTCCGTGATGACGTGGACTGGCAGCAACGCGCGATCACCATCTCCGTCCTGCAAATGGCCGACGCGCCACAAGACATGGAAGCCCGCGTGGCCCTGTGGCTTGAGCAGCACAAGGACATGGCCGAGCGTTGGGTGGCGATGATGGTTGAGATTCGTGCCGCTGTGGGCACGGACTACGCCATGTATGCAGTGGCCAACCGTGAGTTGCTGGACCTGGCGTTGAGTGGTCAGTCGGTGCTGCAACCGGCTTGA